The Glycine max cultivar Williams 82 chromosome 12, Glycine_max_v4.0, whole genome shotgun sequence genome window below encodes:
- the LOC100799923 gene encoding reticulon-4-interacting protein 1, mitochondrial, which yields MRIPSNCEFTRITPSAFSYHRLKSYVSDCRAVLLPSFGGPHVLQLRSHVPVPPLKPHDVLVRARAVSVNPLDTRMRAGYGRSIFEPLLPLILGRDVSGEVSAVGDKVRSVSVGEQVFGALHPTAVRGTYSDYAILSEEEVTPKPDSLTHVEASAIPFAALTAWRALKSTARISEGQRILVVGGGGAVGLSAVQLAVAAGCSVATTCGSQSVDRLLAAGADQAVDYVAEDVELAIKGKFDAVLDTIGVPETERMGINFLKRGGHYMTLQGEAASLSDRYGLTIGLPAATAVLLKKQLLYRFSHGIEYSWTYMRADLDGLIEIRKLCEAGKMKIPVYKTFPITQVKEAHEAKDKKLIPGKVVLELD from the exons ATGAGAATTCCAAGCAATTGCGAGTTCACACGAATCACGCCCTCTGCTTTCAGCTACCACCGTCTCAAATCCTACGTTTCCGACTGCAGAGCCGTGCTTCTCCCCTCATTCGGCGGCCCGCACGTGCTCCAGCTTCGCTCGCACGTGCCAGTCCCTCCGCTCAAGCCTCACGATGTCCTCGTTCGTGCGCGCGCCGTCTCCGTCAACCCCTTGGACACCCGA ATGCGTGCTGGCTACGGGCGTTCCATCTTCGAGCCGCTGTTGCCTCTCATTTTGGGGCGCGACGTCAGCGGCGAGGTTTCGGCGGTCGGAGATAAGGTGAGGTCGGTGAGTGTGGGAGAACAGGTTTTCGGGGCACTGCATCCCACTGCCGTGAGAGGCACTTACTCGGATTACGCGATTCTCTCCGAAGAGGAGGTTACTCCGAAACCGGATTCACTTACTCATGTG GAAGCCAGTGCCATTCCTTTTGCTGCATTGACAGCTTGGCGTGCTCTAAAAAGTACAGCTAGAATAAGCGAGGG ACAACGGATATTAGTAGTCGGAGGTGGAGGAGCAGTAGGGTTGTCTGCAGTTCAGCTTGCAGTAGCTGCTGGTTGCTCTGTTGCAACTACTTGTGGAAGTCAAAGCGTAGACAGATTGTTAGCAGCTGGTGCAGATCAGGCTGTCGATTATGTTGCTGAG GATGTTGAATTGGCTATAAAGGGAAAGTTTGATGCTGTTTTGGACACTATTGGTGTGCCAGAGACAGAACGGATGGGCATTAATTTTCTAAAACGAGGTGGACACTACATGACACTTCAG GGTGAGGCAGCATCATTGTCTGATAGATATGGACTGACTATTGGGCTTCCTGCAGCTACAGctgttttattgaaaaaacagcTTCTATATCGATTCTCTCATGGAATAG AATACTCATGGACATATATGAGGGCTGATTTAGATGGTTTAATTGAGATTCGAAAGCTATGTGAAGCTGGGAAGATGAAGATACCTGTGTATAAAACGTTTCCCATAACACAAGTAAAAGAAGCTCATGAGGCAAAAGACAAGAAGCTCATTCCTGGTAAAGTTGTACTGGAACTTGATTGA
- the LOC102660450 gene encoding uncharacterized protein: MRALFGFQDVYEVIQNGVEEPKATTSDAQRQALKDLKKNDYQDLVEKVMRTLTPQFDGRVAIVEEARDLSEMKIEELQASLEKQRGKNKKWKGNIKWQSNKHEGKNSSFQGNHDHNDSDKDQSVSYGRKKEPGSNNKGGKGKFGKSKIKCYNGQGWGHFANECGSANVREKKKKYSKNEAHMTQAKQQDDSESDLDGEAVVLMTTTCNFSSSGDSETWYLDTGCSNHMTCNLSWLVSLDDNKKCTIKFADHSIIRSVGIGNVAFRRSNRSLVVIEEVMYVPDMRCNLMSLGQLLEKGFSASLKNKFLDLLDPSDVRVFKVPLSRNRTFQVNMNNAYVQCLASTANEDERWLWH, translated from the exons ATGAGGGCCCTATTTGGATTTCAGGATGTGTATGAGGTTATTCAGAATGGAGTTGAAGAACCTAAAGCCACCACATCAGATGCTCAAAGACAAGCGTTGAAGGATTTGAAGAAGAATGATT ATCAAGATTTGGTCGAGAAGGTGATGAGAACCTTAACTCCTCAATTTGATGGGAGAGTTGCTATAGTTGAGGAGGCCAGGGACTTATCTGAGATGAAAATTGAAGAGCTGCAAGCCTCTCTAGAG AAGCAAAGAGGAAAGAACAAGAAGTGGAAAGGAAATATTAAGTGGCAGAGCAACAAGCACGAAGGAAAGAACTCTTCATTTCAAGGCAATCATGATCATAATGATTCTGATAAGGATCAATCAGTATCATATGGGAGAAAAAAGGAACCAGGATCAAATAATAAGGGTGGAAAAGGAAAGTTTGGCAAGAGTAAGATCAAATGCTACAATGGTCAAGGTTGGGGACACTTTGCAAATGAATGTGGAAGTGCAAAtgtaagagagaagaagaagaaatacagTAAAAATGAGGCTCATATGACACAAGCAAAGCAACAAGATGATAGTGAAAGTGATTTAGATGGAGAAGCAGTTGTATTAATGACAACCACCTGTAACTTTAGCAGTAGTGGAGATTCAGAAACATGGTATTTGGACACTGGTTGCTCAAATCACATGACTTGTAATTTGAGTTGGCTAGTGAGTCTTGATGATAATAAGAAATGCACTATAAAGTTTGCAGATCACAGTATTATCAGAAGTGTGGGAATTGGGAATGTTGCTTTCAGAAGGAGTAATAGAAGCCTTGTAGTAATAGAAGAGGTGATGTATGTGCCAGATATGAGGTGTAATCTGATGAGCTTGGGCCAGCTTCTTGAGAAAGGATTTTCAGCATCCTTAAAGAACAAGTTTCTAGATTTGCTAGATCCAAGTGATGTGAGAGTGTTTAAAGTCCCATTGTCTAGAAATAGAACTTTTCAGGTGAACATGAATAATGCTTATGTGCAGTGTCTAGCATCAACTGCCAATGAAGATGAAAGATGGCTTTGGCATTGA
- the LOC100819122 gene encoding RNA exonuclease 4 produces the protein MKKPKQTLLSPNWVQLQQKLKLNGSKASRTFKTSDEDTPESILGKRKERPDDESNDCQINPLVPVNDDSSLTDAVAMDCEMVGVGQGNKSALGRVTLVNKWGNVIYDEFVRPIERVVDFRTKISGIRPRDLRKAKDFWAAQKKVAELINGRILVGHALSNDLKALLLSHPRKDIRDTSEYQPFLKSSSRRALRHLAAKHLGVNIQTGEHCPIEDARAAMLLYQRNKKEWEKSIKDQFRLKQKQRKSKQKKKLKNEHTSNGNHVEI, from the exons ATGAAGAAACCGAAGCAAACTCTGTTGAGCCCCAATTGGGTTCAACTTCAACAA AAGCTGAAGCTGAATGGCTCCAAGGCTTCAAGGACCTTCAAAACTTCAGATGAAGACACCCCAGAATCAATattgg gGAAACGTAAAGAGAGACCAGATGATGAATCCAATGATTGTCAGATTAATCCTCTTGTTCCTGTAAATGACGATTCAAG TCTGACAGATGCAGTGGCCATGGATTGTGAAATGGTTGGCGTAGGTCAAGGAAACAAAAGTGCCCTTGGAAGAGTAACACTG GTCAATAAGTGGGGAAATGTTATTTATGACGAGTTTGTCCGGCCAATTGAGCGAGTTGTTGACTTCCGCACTAAAATTAGTGGCATAAGACCTCGAGATCTTAGAAAAG CAAAGGATTTTTGGGCTGCTCAGAAGAAAGTGGCAGAGTTGATCAATGGAAGGATCCTTGTTGGTCATGCCTTGTCCAATGATCTTAAG GCATTATTATTAAGTCATCCCAGAAAAGATATACGGGATACTTCTGAGTACCAACCATTTCTAAA GTCAAGTAGCAGAAGAGCACTGCGGCATCTTGCTGCCAAACATCTTGGTGTTAACATCCAAACAGGAGAGCACTGTCCA ATAGAAGATGCTCGTGCTGCCATGCTGCTTtaccaaagaaataaaaaagaatgggAGAAGAGCATAAAAGATCAATTTCGGTTGAAACAGAagcaaaggaaatcaaagcaaaaaaagaagctGAAGAATGAACACACTTCAAATGGCAACCATGTTGAAATTTGA